The proteins below are encoded in one region of Antennarius striatus isolate MH-2024 chromosome 7, ASM4005453v1, whole genome shotgun sequence:
- the hook1 gene encoding protein Hook homolog 1 isoform X1: protein MDENKTDLTDSLLKWLQTFNTPAPCRTVGELTTGAAMCQALHQIDPVWFTDVWLSRIKADVEDNWRLKMNNLKKILQMVVDYYNEVLAHDISDFRLPDLTVAAEQSDPVELGRLLQLILGCAVKCERKKEYIQIIMTLEESVQHFVMTAIQELMNNETMAPFGPELTGDSEQQLKKALEDLTEVLAEKEALAQRCQELDIQVAVLQEERNSLLAENDVLTDRANQLDSFDDPSTPSGRKHNQLQQQVDALQEENFRLEAAKDDYRIHCEDLEKQLIEVQHRNDELTSLAEESRALKDEMDVLRNCSDRVVMLEATVETYKRKLENLGDLKRQMKLLEENNMIYMQNTVSLEEELRKANAARAQLETYKRQVQELHRKLSEETRRADNLVFEMKKLEEKHETLMKEKERIIMERESLKEINEELRCTQAQQHQLSQAGLLPSDSPNHDTLAAELMPIEYREKFIRLQHENKMLRVQQEEYEREKISALQAQLEEANKTRSVLDTENRLGREQISELQQQVEDLQKALQSQATKPDDSNLKRKLDAHMVQLNEAQDEIMKKKELLEDLEPDNTQTSLKVDELMAALKKKDDDMRAMEERYKMYLEKARNVIRALDPKLNPATAEIQSLRSQLADREKQIVNLERQCEQARLREYEEKMIVTAWYNKSLNFQKLAMESRLGGGTLPSGQSFLSQQRHVSNAPRRALSISVPASASK from the exons AGACCCGGTTTGGTTCACAGATGTTTGGCTCAGTCGTATCAAAGCAGATGTTGAGGATAACTGGAGATTGAag ATGAACAACCTGAAGAAGATCCTTCAGATGGTGGTTGATTATTATAATGAG GTCTTAGCCCATGATATCTCAGACTTCCGGTTGCCAGATCTTACCGTGGCAGCTGAGCAGTCAGACCCCGTGGAGCTGGGTAGACTGCTGCAGCTCATATTGGGTTGTGCTGTCAAATGTGAGCGTAAAAAAG AATATATTCAGATCATCATGACCTTGGAAGAGTCTGTGCAGCATTTTGTCATGACAGCCATCCAGGAG ctcATGAATAACGAGACGATGGCCCCATTTGGCCCAGAACTGACAGGGGACTCAGAGCAGCAG CTGAAGAAAGCCCTGGAGGACCTGACTGAAGTGCTGGCAGAGAAGGAAGCATTAGCTCAACGCTGTCAAGAGCTGGACATACAG GTGGCTGTTCTTCAAGAGGAACGGAACAGCTTATTGGCTGAGAATGATGTCCTAACAGACCGGGCCAATCAGCTGGACTCGTTTGATGACCCGAGCACACCCTCTGGGAGGAAACACAATCAGTTGCAGCAACAGGTGGATGCACTGCAGGAGGAGAACTTCAG GCTGGAGGCTGCTAAGGATGACTACCGGATCCACTGCGAAGACTtggagaagcagctgattgAGGTTCAGCACCGTAATGATGAGCTGACCAGCTTGGCAGAAGAATCTCGAGCTCTAAAAGATGAAATGGATGTGTTGAG GAATTGCTCAGATCGTGTTGTGATGCTGGAAGCCACAGTGGAAACGTACAAGCGTAAACTGGAGAATCTTGGTGATCTGAAGAGGCAGATGAAACTGCTGGAGGAGAATAACATGATCTACATGCAAAACACTGTTAGCTTGGAGGAAGAGCTGCGTAAAGCTAACGCTGCCCGGGCACAGCTGGAGACATACAAAAGACAG GTCCAAGAGCTACACAGGAAGTTGTCTGAGGAGACGAGGCGGGCAGACAACCTGGTGTTCGAGATGAAGAAATTAGAGGAGAAGCATGAGACTCTGATGAAGGAGAAAGAG aGGATTATCATGGAGAGAGAGTCTCTGAAGGAGATCAACGAGGAGCTGCGATGTACTCAGGCTCAGCAGCATCAGCTCTCCCAAGCAG GACTGCTTCCTTCTGACAGCCCCAATCATGACACTCTGGCAGCTGAATTAATGCCTATTGAGTACAG aGAGAAGTTCATCAGGCTGCAGCATGAGAACAAGATGCTGAGAGTGCAGCAGGAGGAATATGAGAGGGAGAAGATCAGCGCGCTGCAAGCCCAGCTGGAGGAGGCGAATAAGACACGCAGCGTGCTGGACACTGAGAACAG ACTGGGGCGAGAGCAGATCagtgagctgcagcagcaggttgAGGATCTCCAAAAGGCTCTACAGAGTCAGGCGACTAAACCTGATGAT TCAAACCTGAAGCGGAAGCTTGATGCACACAT GGTCCAGCTGAACGAGGCCCAGGATGAaatcatgaagaagaaagaactgCTAGAGGACCTTGAGCCTGACAACACTCAGACCT CCCTGAAAGTGGATGAGCTGATGGCCGCTCTGAAGAAGAAGGATGACGACATGAGGGCCATGGAAGAGAGGTACAAAATGTACCTGGAGAAAGCTCGCAAT GTGATCCGAGCACTGGACCCTAAGTTAAATCCAGCTACTGCTGAGATCCAGTCCCTTAGGAGCCAGTTAGCAGATCGGGAGAAGCAGATTGTTAACCTGGAG CGCCAATGTGAGCAGGCCAGACTCAGAGAGTATGAGGAGAAGATGATCGTCACAGCCTGGTATAATAAG AGCTTGAATTTTCAGAAGTTGGCTATGGAATCTCGTCTGGGTGGTGGCACGTTGCCCTCTGGCCAGTCCTTCTTGTCCCAGCAGCGCCATGTCTCAAATGCCCCACGCCGGGCGCTTTCCATCAGCGTGCCTGCCTCTGCCTCCAAGTAG
- the LOC137598479 gene encoding cytochrome P450 2J2-like, giving the protein MIFQTLFECLDLTGWLLFSFAVLLLTDVVRNWRPANFPHGPWAAPFFGNVFTGGDFKSLEKLADDYGPVFSLRRGSERSVFISGYKMVKEALVNHMDSFIDRPVIPLFNVVFKGLGVSLSNGNTWKKHRKFIISHLRYFGEGHKSLEKYIQVESSILCQVFKDEQGKPFDPKFIMTNAVGNIIASVVFGRRFEYSDQSLLEVLKLDNEAIFLVGTARVELYNILPGLMQYLPGPHQTVLNNYKKIMTFLEGEVQKHQETWNPDDPRDYIDMYLAEMEKNKEDPQSAFSFESLLVSMLDLIEAATESPTATLYWGFVFMLHHPEIQEKAQAEIDREIGPFRQPSLSDRPNLPYVDAMIHEMQRMGNILPLGFPKMASKDTTLGGFFIPKGTAINTMLASVLFDKNEWETPHVFNPQHFLDSEGQFRKRDAFLPFSAGKRACIGENLTRMELFLFFTSILQRFTLSPAPGEMPSLEGRQGFSYTPQQFRIVAVPR; this is encoded by the exons ATGATTTTTCAAACTCTTTTTGAGTGTCTGGACTTGACAGGCTGGCTGCTGTTCAGTTTTGCAGTTTTACTTTTGACTGATGTGGTCAGAAACTGGAGGCCAGCCAACTTTCCTCATGGACCCTGGGCTGCTCCGTTTTTTGGAAATGTCTTCACAGGAGGTGACTTCAAATCATTGGAGAAG cttgcCGATGACTATGGCCCGGTGTTCAGCTTGAGGAGAGGCAGCGAGAGgtctgtgtttatttcaggGTACAAGATGGTGAAGGAGGCTCTTGTGAACCACATGGACAGCTTTATTGATCGACCTGTCATCCCTCTCTTCAATGTTGTCTTCAAGGGCTTGG GTGTTTCTCTGAGCAATGGAAACACATGGAAAAAACATAGGAAGTTTATCATCAGTCACTTGCGTTACTTTGGAGAAGGCCACAAGTCACTGGAAAAATACATTCAAGTGGAAAGCAGCATCCTCTGTCAAGTGTTCAAAGATGAACAAG GGAAGCCATTCGATCCCAAGTTCATCATGACAAACGCAGTGGGTAACATCATCGCCTCTGTGGTCTTTGGCCGTCGCTTTGAATACAGCGATCAAAGTTTGCTAGAGGTTCTGAAGCTGGACAATGAAGCTATTTTCCTTGTTGGCACTGCACGTGTTGAG CTGTACAACATCCTCCCTGGCCTCATGCAGTATCTACCAGGACCTCACCAGACAGTTCTCAACAACTACAAGAAGATCATGACTTTCCTGGAAGGTGAAGTGCAGAAACACCAGGAGACGTGGAACCCGGATGACCCTCGGGATTACATTGACATGTACCTGGCAGAGATGGAAAAG AATAAAGAAGATCCCCAATCCGCCTTCAGTTTCGAATCTCTGCTGGTTTCCATGCTGGATCTGATTGAGGCTGCAACAGAATCACCCACCGCAACTTTATACTGGGGCTTCGTGTTCATGTTGCACCACCCAGAGATACAGG AGAAAGCCCAGGcagagatagacagagagatCGGACCGTTCCGTCAGCCCAGCCTGTCTGACAGACCCAATCTGCCGTATGTTGATGCCATGATTCACGAGATGCAGAGAATGGGAAACATTCTTCCTTTGGGATTCCCCAAAATGGCCTCTAAAGACACTACGCTGGGAGGATTCTTCATACCCAAG GGCACAGCTATCAACACGATGCTGGCCTCCGTGCTGTTTGACAAGAATGAGTGGGAGACCCCTCATGTCTTCAATCCTCAGCATTTCTTGGATTCGGAGGGACAGTTTCGTAAAAGAGATGCCTTCCTGCCATTTTCTGCAG gTAAACGTGCGTGTATAGGGGAGAACTTAACCAGAATGGAGTTGTTCCTTTTCTTTACATCCATTCTCCAGCGCTTCACCCTCTCACCTGCTCCTGGTGAGATGCCCAGCTTGGAGGGAAGGCAGGGTTTCTCCTACACGCCTCAGCAGTTCAGGATTGTAGCTGTGCCTAGATAA
- the hook1 gene encoding protein Hook homolog 1 isoform X2, with translation MISQTSGCQILPWQLSSQTPWSWVDCCSSYWVVLSNVSVKKLMNNETMAPFGPELTGDSEQQLKKALEDLTEVLAEKEALAQRCQELDIQVAVLQEERNSLLAENDVLTDRANQLDSFDDPSTPSGRKHNQLQQQVDALQEENFRLEAAKDDYRIHCEDLEKQLIEVQHRNDELTSLAEESRALKDEMDVLRNCSDRVVMLEATVETYKRKLENLGDLKRQMKLLEENNMIYMQNTVSLEEELRKANAARAQLETYKRQVQELHRKLSEETRRADNLVFEMKKLEEKHETLMKEKERIIMERESLKEINEELRCTQAQQHQLSQAGLLPSDSPNHDTLAAELMPIEYREKFIRLQHENKMLRVQQEEYEREKISALQAQLEEANKTRSVLDTENRLGREQISELQQQVEDLQKALQSQATKPDDSNLKRKLDAHMVQLNEAQDEIMKKKELLEDLEPDNTQTSLKVDELMAALKKKDDDMRAMEERYKMYLEKARNVIRALDPKLNPATAEIQSLRSQLADREKQIVNLERQCEQARLREYEEKMIVTAWYNKSLNFQKLAMESRLGGGTLPSGQSFLSQQRHVSNAPRRALSISVPASASK, from the exons ATGATATCTCAGACTTCCGGTTGCCAGATCTTACCGTGGCAGCTGAGCAGTCAGACCCCGTGGAGCTGGGTAGACTGCTGCAGCTCATATTGGGTTGTGCTGTCAAATGTGAGCGTAAAAAAG ctcATGAATAACGAGACGATGGCCCCATTTGGCCCAGAACTGACAGGGGACTCAGAGCAGCAG CTGAAGAAAGCCCTGGAGGACCTGACTGAAGTGCTGGCAGAGAAGGAAGCATTAGCTCAACGCTGTCAAGAGCTGGACATACAG GTGGCTGTTCTTCAAGAGGAACGGAACAGCTTATTGGCTGAGAATGATGTCCTAACAGACCGGGCCAATCAGCTGGACTCGTTTGATGACCCGAGCACACCCTCTGGGAGGAAACACAATCAGTTGCAGCAACAGGTGGATGCACTGCAGGAGGAGAACTTCAG GCTGGAGGCTGCTAAGGATGACTACCGGATCCACTGCGAAGACTtggagaagcagctgattgAGGTTCAGCACCGTAATGATGAGCTGACCAGCTTGGCAGAAGAATCTCGAGCTCTAAAAGATGAAATGGATGTGTTGAG GAATTGCTCAGATCGTGTTGTGATGCTGGAAGCCACAGTGGAAACGTACAAGCGTAAACTGGAGAATCTTGGTGATCTGAAGAGGCAGATGAAACTGCTGGAGGAGAATAACATGATCTACATGCAAAACACTGTTAGCTTGGAGGAAGAGCTGCGTAAAGCTAACGCTGCCCGGGCACAGCTGGAGACATACAAAAGACAG GTCCAAGAGCTACACAGGAAGTTGTCTGAGGAGACGAGGCGGGCAGACAACCTGGTGTTCGAGATGAAGAAATTAGAGGAGAAGCATGAGACTCTGATGAAGGAGAAAGAG aGGATTATCATGGAGAGAGAGTCTCTGAAGGAGATCAACGAGGAGCTGCGATGTACTCAGGCTCAGCAGCATCAGCTCTCCCAAGCAG GACTGCTTCCTTCTGACAGCCCCAATCATGACACTCTGGCAGCTGAATTAATGCCTATTGAGTACAG aGAGAAGTTCATCAGGCTGCAGCATGAGAACAAGATGCTGAGAGTGCAGCAGGAGGAATATGAGAGGGAGAAGATCAGCGCGCTGCAAGCCCAGCTGGAGGAGGCGAATAAGACACGCAGCGTGCTGGACACTGAGAACAG ACTGGGGCGAGAGCAGATCagtgagctgcagcagcaggttgAGGATCTCCAAAAGGCTCTACAGAGTCAGGCGACTAAACCTGATGAT TCAAACCTGAAGCGGAAGCTTGATGCACACAT GGTCCAGCTGAACGAGGCCCAGGATGAaatcatgaagaagaaagaactgCTAGAGGACCTTGAGCCTGACAACACTCAGACCT CCCTGAAAGTGGATGAGCTGATGGCCGCTCTGAAGAAGAAGGATGACGACATGAGGGCCATGGAAGAGAGGTACAAAATGTACCTGGAGAAAGCTCGCAAT GTGATCCGAGCACTGGACCCTAAGTTAAATCCAGCTACTGCTGAGATCCAGTCCCTTAGGAGCCAGTTAGCAGATCGGGAGAAGCAGATTGTTAACCTGGAG CGCCAATGTGAGCAGGCCAGACTCAGAGAGTATGAGGAGAAGATGATCGTCACAGCCTGGTATAATAAG AGCTTGAATTTTCAGAAGTTGGCTATGGAATCTCGTCTGGGTGGTGGCACGTTGCCCTCTGGCCAGTCCTTCTTGTCCCAGCAGCGCCATGTCTCAAATGCCCCACGCCGGGCGCTTTCCATCAGCGTGCCTGCCTCTGCCTCCAAGTAG
- the LOC137598478 gene encoding cytochrome P450 2J4-like, which yields MWLCDLFLWFDLKGVLLLFLSIFLVVYLLNKKDPANFPPGPPGLPLLGNVFSIEAKQPHIYLTKLADVYGNVFCIRLGRHKTVFVSGWKMVKEALVTQADTFVDRPYSPMVTRIYSGNSAGLFFSNGHVWKRQRRFAMTMLRTFGLAKSSMEQSICEESHYLQEAMEKEKGEPFDPVPFLNDAVANIICQIVFGRRFDYSDHIFQSMLRSLTELAYLEGSIWAFLYDAFPALMRHLPGPHNAIFSNSRCLEMSIRGEIERHKLDLDPDNPRDYIDSFLIEERHNKNTQLGFDDGNLALCCLDLFLAGSETTSKTLQWGLIYLIKAPLIQDKIHAEIDRVIGQTRQPTMADRTNLPYTDAVIHEIQRMGNVVPLNGLRMTAKDTTLNGYFIPKGTSVMPNLTSVLFDKNEWETPYVFNPEHFLDSKGRFMRREAFLPFSAGKRACLGEGLARMELFLFFVTLLQKFNFSTLDGVELRTEGITGATRTPYPFKVYAKAR from the exons ATGTGGCTGTGTGATTTGTTTCTGTGGTTTGATCTGAAGGGagttctgcttttatttttatccattttccTTGTTGTATATCTCCTGAACAAGAAGGACCCAGCTAACTttccaccaggaccaccaggtcTCCCTCTTTTGGGAAACGTATTCAGCATTGAAGCTAAACAGCCTCACATTTATCTAACCAAG CTCGCTGATGTTTACGGGAATGTGTTCTGCATTCGTCTGGGGAGACACAAAACAGTGTTTGTTTCTGGCTGGAAGATGGTGAAGGAAGCTCTAGTGACACAGGCTGACACCTTTGTGGATCGGCCTTACAGCCCGATGGTAACGAGGATTTACTCAGGGAACTCAG CGGGTCTGTTCTTCAGTAATGGGCATGTCTGGAAGAGACAGCGGCGTTTTGCAATGACGATGTTACGGACGTTCGGTCTGGCTAAGAGCTCCATGGAGCAGAGCATCTGTGAGGAAAGCCACTATCTGcaggaggccatggagaaggagaagg GGGAGCCATTTGACCCTGTGCCCTTCTTAAATGACGCAGTGGCCAACATCATCTGCCAGATCGTGTTTGGGAGGCGGTTTGACTACAGTGACCACATCTTCCAGAGCATGCTGAGGAGTCTGACTGAGCTGGCCTACCTGGAGGGCTCAATATGGGCTTTT CTGTATGATGCCTTTCCTGCACTGATGAGGCACCTGCCGGGCCCCCACAATGCCATTTTCAGCAACTCCAGATGTTTGGAAATGTCAATCAGGGGGGAAATAGAGAGGCACAAGTTGGATCTGGACCCAGACAATCCACGAGATTACATAGACTCCTTCCTGATAGAGGAGAGA CATAACAAAAACACTCAGCTGGGATTTGATGATGGCAACCTGGCTCTGTGTTGTCTGGATCTCTTCCTGGCTGGAAGCGAAACCACTTCCAAAACCCTGCAGTGGGGCCTCATCTACCTCATCAAGGCCCCACTTATCCAGG ATAAAATCCACGCAGAGATAGACAGAGTGATCGGACAGACCCGTCAGCCCACAATGGCTGACAGAACCAACTTGCCTTACACCGACGCCGTCATCCACGAGATCCAGAGGATGGGGAACGTCGTTCCTCTTAATGGACTCCGAATGACTGCCAAGGACACAACACTGAATGGGTATTTCATACCCAAG GGAACGTCTGTGATGCCCAACCTGACTTCTGTGCTGTTTGACAAGAATGAATGGGAAACTCCGTATGTCTTTAACCCCGAGCACTTCCTGGATTCTAAAGGAAGGTTTATGAGGAGGGAAGCATTTTTACCCTTCTCTGCAG gaAAACGTGCATGTCTAGGTGAAGGTCTGGCCAGAATGGAgttgttcctgttttttgttACTTTGCTTCAGAAATTTAATTTTTCCACTCTGGATGGGGTTGAGCTGAGAACAGAAGGAATCACTGGAGCCACACGAACTCCGTACCCCTTCAAAGTCTACGCCAAAGCCCGCTAA
- the ccdc124 gene encoding coiled-coil domain-containing protein 124 — MPKKFQGENSKAATARARKAEAKAVADARKKQQEEDALWQETDKHVLKKEQRKDDKEKKRLELLERKKENQRLLDDENAKLKGRSQKEIGYGGKVTRAQIEEVLENERLQQDVNPKEKSHLEIPLEENVNQVVPAEGTVEARTIEDAIAVLSMGSEEVDHHPERRMKAAYAAYEEANMPRIKMENPNMRLSQLKQQLKKDWTKAPENPLNQRFASYNAK, encoded by the exons ATGCCAAAAAAGTTCCAGGGTGAGAACTCCAAGGCAGCCACAGCCAGAGCCCGCAAGGCTGAGGCCAAGGCAGTGGCTGATGCCCGCaagaagcagcaggaagaagatGCCTTGTGGcaggaaacagacaaacatgtcCTCAAAAAAGAGCAGAGAAAA GAtgacaaggagaagaagaggctTGAACTTctggagagaaagaaggaaaaccAGCGACTTCTGGATGATGAGAATGCTAAACTGAAGGGGAGATCCCAAAAGGAGATTGGATATGGAGGAAAAGTCACGCGTGCCCAAATCGAGGAGGTGCTAGAGAATgagcggctgcagcaggacgtcaATCCAAAAG AAAAGAGCCACCTGGAGATTCCACTGGAGGAGAACGTAAACCAAGTTGTCCCAGCTGAAGGAACTGTTGAAGCCAGAACAATAGAAGATGCCATTGCTGTACTCAG CATGGGGTCTGAAGAAGTGGACCACCACCCAGAGCGGAGGATGAAAGCAGCATACGCTGCCTACGAGGAGGCCAACATGCCAcgtataaaaatggaaaacccCAACATGAGGTTGTCGCAACTGAAACAACAGTTGAAGAAAGACTGGACGAAGGCGCCGGAGAACCCCCTGAACCAACGCTTTGCCTCATACAATGCAAAGTGA